The proteins below come from a single Aegilops tauschii subsp. strangulata cultivar AL8/78 chromosome 6, Aet v6.0, whole genome shotgun sequence genomic window:
- the LOC109740078 gene encoding uncharacterized protein has protein sequence MRKEIIIRMYVNSEKYQTKAMKVAATASGVESVTLAGGDKNLLLVIGDDVDSNKLTKSLKKKVGAAEIVELRTLDTFGASSLPLPPGTKGPVAPYNGSQHYQYGAAPGPYAYHHHPSPLAAQGGYGYGYGYGSSYSRAVARSHPGNYSPLVERHDYYPMEHSSSSGSGGGGGGSSSTSYSSVPRRDSGSGGCCIQ, from the exons ATGAGG AAGGAGATCATCATTCGGATGTATGTGAACTCGGAGAAATACCAAACCAAAGCCATGAAAGTGGCAGCTACGGCTAGCG GGGTGGAGTCGGTGACGCTGGCCGGCGGCGACAAGAATCTGCTGCTGGTGATCGGCGACGACGTGGACTCGAACAAGCTGACCAAGAGCCTCAAGAAGAAGGTGGGCGCCGCTGAGATCGTGGAGCTGAGGACGCTCGACACGTTCGGCGCGTCGTCGCTCCCGCTCCCGCCGGGGACAAAGGGGCCGGTGGCGCCGTACAACGGCTCGCAGCACTACCAGTACGGCGCGGCGCCAGGCCCGTACGCTTACCACCACCACCCGTCGCCGCTGGCCGCGCAAGGCGGCTATGGCTATGGCTACGGCTACGGCAGCAGCTACTCGCGAGCGGTGGCGCGCAGCCACCCGGGCAACTACTCGCCGCTGGTCGAGAGGCACGACTACTACCCCATGGAGCACTCCTCCTcgtccggcagcggcggcggcggcggcggcagcagcagcaccaGCTACAGCTCGGTGCCTCGCCGCGATAGTGGCTCCGGTGGCTGCTGCATACAGTAG